One Panicum virgatum strain AP13 chromosome 9K, P.virgatum_v5, whole genome shotgun sequence genomic region harbors:
- the LOC120653014 gene encoding ABC transporter G family member 26-like — protein MEISDEQRMEMSIVERHHLPPSSHGNGDAEADVEEEHLWPTKDGPLPIFLKFENVEYRVKMTLKNPLTAARVAFASHMRVDQGSSSSKHILKGIAGSVDPGEILALMGPSGSGKTTLLKILGGRLSGGIKGQITYNDTPYNPHLKKRIGFVTQDDVLFPQLTVEETLVFAAFLRLPARMSKQQKRDRVDAIITELNLERCRHTKIGGAFVRGVSGGERKRTSIGYEILVDPSLLLLDEPTSGLDSTSASKLILILQRLAKTRRTIITTIHQPSSRMFHMFDKLLLISDGHVIYHGKARDCMHHFSSLGFVPEIPMNPAEFLLDLATGNLDDISVPEALRGSPDPQEFRSHVIRHLQLKYRSAAAAAGGAEAAARRTLPTEQLRLAVRARKDRRGIGWFQQFAVLSRRTFRERASDYLDKMRLAQAVGVALLLGLLWWKSKTGNEAQLRDQVGLIFYICIFWTSSSLFGSVYVFPFEKLYLVKERKADMYRLSAYYASSTLCDAVPHVVYPVLFMAILYFMADLRRTVPCFFLTLLATLLIVFTSQGTGELLGAAILSVKRAGVMASLVLMLFLLTGGYYVQHIPKFIRWLKYVSFMHYGFNLLLKAQYHGNLTYDCGSRGGCRRLQSSPSFDTVDLDGSMREVWILLAMALAYRLLAYFCLLKRISFMPL, from the exons ATGGAGATCAGCGATGAGCAGAGGATGGAGATGTCCATCGTGGAGCGCCACCATCTTCCTCCTTCCTCACATGGCAATGGAGACGCCGAGGCCGACGTGGAGGAGGAGCATCTGTGGCCAACGAAAGATGGCCCTCTTCCAATATTCCTCAAG TTTGAGAATGTTGAGTACAGAGTGAAGATGACTTTGAAGAACCCCCTCACAGCTGCAAGAGTGGCCTTTGCATCCCATATGAGGGTGGatcagggcagcagcagcagcaaacacATCCTCAAGGGCATTGCGGGGAGTGTGGACCCTGGTGAGATCCTGGCGCTGATGGGCCCATCTGGCAGTGGCAAGACCACTTTGCTCAAGATCCTGGGAGGCAGGCTCAGTGGTGGCATCAAGGGCCAAATTACCTACAATGACACCCCCTACAACCCCCATCTCAAGAAAAG GATTGGATTTGTGACTCAAGACGACGTCCTCTTCCCACAGCTAACGGTGGAGGAGACCCTCGTGTTCGCCGCGTTCTTGAGGCTCCCTGCTCGCATGTCCAAGCAGCAAAAGCGCGACAGGGTCGACGCCATCATCACAGAGCTGAATCTAGAAAG GTGCCGGCACACCAAGATCGGCGGAGCGTTCGTGAGGGGGGTGTCAGGAGGCGAGAGGAAGAGGACCAGCATCGGGTACGAGATCCTCGTCGACCcatcgctcctcctcctcgatgaGCCCACCTCTGGGCTCGACTCCACGTCAGCGAGCaagctcatcctcatcctccagCGCCTCGCCAAG ACGCGCAGGACGATCATCACGACGATCCACCAGCCGTCGAGCCGCATGTTCCACATGTTCGACAAGCTGCTGCTCATCTCCGACGGCCACGTCATCTACCACGGCAAGGCCCGGGACTGCATGCACCACTTCTCCTCGCTGGGGTTCGTCCCGGAGATCCCCATGAACCCCGCCGAGTTCCTGCTGGACCTAGCCacgggcaacctcgacgacatCAGCGTCCCCGAGGCGCTGCGCGGCTCGCCGGACCCCCAGGAGTTCAGGTCCCATGTCatccggcacctgcagctcaagtacaggtccgccgccgccgcagccggtggcgccgaggcggcggcgaggaggacgcTGCCAACGGAGCAGTTGCGGTTGGCGGTGCGGGCGCGCAAGGATCGGCGGGGCATCGGGTGGTTCCAGCAGTTCGCCGTGCTGTCCCGGCGCACGTTCAGGGAGCGCGCCTCCGACTACCTGGACAAGATGCGGCTCGCGCAGGCCGTCGGcgtggcgctcctcctcggcctcctctggTGGAAGTCCAAGACCGGCAACGAGGCCCAGCTGCGCGACCAGGTGGGGCTCATCTTCTACATCTGCATCTTCTggacgtcgtcgtcgctgtTCGGCTCCGTCTACGTGTTCCCGTTCGAGAAGCTGTACCTGGTGAAGGAGCGCAAGGCGGACATGTACCGGCTGAGCGCCTACTACGCCAGCAGCACGCTGTGCGACGCCGTGCCGCATGTCGTCTACCCGGTGCTCTTCATGGCCATCCTCTACTTCATGGCCGACCTCCGGCGGACGGTGCCGTGCTTCTTCCTGACGCTGCTCGCCACGCTGCTGATCGTGTTCACGAGCCAGGGCACCGGGGAGCTGCTGGGCGCGGCCATCCTGAGCGTGAAGCGCGCGGGGGTGATGGCGTCGCTGGTGCTCATGCTCTTCCTGCTCACCGGCGGCTATTACGTGCAGCACATCCCCAAATTCATCCGGTGGCTCAAGTACGTGTCGTTCATGCACTACGGGTTCAACCTGCTGCTCAAGGCGCAGTACCACGGGAACCTGACGTACGACTGCGGCAGCCGCGGCGGGTGCCGGCGGTTGCAGTCGTCGCCGTCGTTCGACACCGTGGACCTCGACGGCAGCATGCGCGAGGTCTGGATCCTGCTCGCCATGGCGCTCGCCTACCGACTCCTCGCCTACTTCTGCCTCCTCAAGCGGATCAGCTTCATGCCCTTGTGA